The DNA segment ATATTAGAGATATTTAGGCcgatttaataagaaaataactatCAGAAACGGATcaagaaacaaacaaataaaaaaatgagattgaataataatattcttcttCTTGAAATCtttcgaataaaaattataaatgttaatttggaAACATGATATTTTATTCCACACAAACATATCAACGTGCTCAAATCAAAAGAACCAAATTTTTTGCGGTAACATGATTTCCATATGTCAAAATCATTTAATACTTACTACTTAAATAGTTATGTTTTATAGCGacgatatataaaacataaaaatgagtaagtatataaatttataaaatcagaGATGTAGTTTCTAAACGTAGGCTGCATTCAACGGTAGAGTTAATACAGAGAAATCGAAAGTATTGACCAAAGATACAACTCATGTTGCTTTCTTTAAACCATCTCATATGAAATTTGTGCCTAGATGATTATTTATGgttattaaattgattatagtTTCTACCggatatagaatatatataggaatttttatttttttatttgatattaattcataatttctataatctttatataactattttgtaATGTCTATGATGCtccttttattgtataattttagaacTAGAGTCTTCTAAGCGTATTTTAATTCGGCTTTTGATTGATGataaaaattagtatttagTAATAGTGGTTcactttgaaaataaaacctTCATATACAACATAACTGTTTAAATACATaactattcttttaataaacgttatttgtgctaaataattaatatgtggCTTTAACGAAACAATAAGTTAActaagattaaatattatattttactagtttGCGTGTCGCCTAAGGCGTTCTATACAATGGTTCAATTAGAAAAAGTTTTGCTCTAAACTTTAGCAGCTTAAATCGAATATAATCTCATACGTGTATGTCAGGATATATAAGATTGATTTGAAGAAAGTTTTTAATtgtgaacaaaaaaaaagtgaatgaatatatataacattatgttatttatattgtttaaagacGGCGTATATTTCttgttaatagttttattaaagataattcaTAATGTCTATATTCACGGAATTTCTAATATTCATATCTCTTCCTTGCACTAAACTGCTAATGTTGAATGACTTTTACTTGTGTATTTTAATAGCAcgtatgaaaaaaaatcctaatcaaattaaaaagtctCATTTAGATCCGTATTTGTAGATATGTTTTGTGTTTATAcacttattgtatattattatatcaatcatATACTTTGTATTTAGATTCAAATTATAgaggtatttaataaaaacaatgaaaggCTACTTATATATAGAAAGATCAATCTATTCGTGGTCATGGTTTGATTTTGATTAGCCAAGCGTCGCTCTATATAAACTTCGTTCTTGTTTTCTGCTTAATTGAACTCAGCACCTGCCACGCCAACTATTGCTATAATATCTTTTATAGattatatgaaaatagaaaATGCCCGAGGGTCTACTTTCTTACAAACGAATAGCCTAGTTTCGTTCGAATTGGTCggcaacataaaaaaataattgctttgtCTTTGAAACACGAAAATATGAGCATATAGAttataaggaaaaatatttatattagtttcaagCATTATTCAAAGGATGAGACAGTTGATAAATACTTATCACAACTTCAAACAAAACcgataaattattacataatgatAGATTGAAAACTCGACATGAAAAtctattactaaatatatttacggATGATAATCATATACAAGAATGTAAGAAGGTAGACTAAGGTAAGAAAGTGTCACACTAATGCGGGAAGGGTATTTGATTAACGAAGTAAGTATActcatagtaaatatatagtaaatatatagtcataaatattttatacagatacataaaaataatcgtttaaacaaataatgttaATCATCTAGAACTAGTTAGTttcaacttaatattataagatataactTTCTAAGCTTGTAAGgggaaaaattataaatgtgatcGAAACCGTAGAAGCCGCATGCTGCGTAACACGTGCGCTACGTGCCGGATAAGTGGCCTGTCGTTATCGtggaaatatcaaatttatatcgAATGCTTATACATGAATAAAAGAAATCCGcaactattgaaaaaaaattatccctttttaaattttcatgaataaaatggatgtataatttagttaatgtctgttattttaacatttgtgTAACCAATACTTAAGGTACACTTGGATAGCTTTcatttcaaatcaatatatcaataatataaataaattatttttattaagtgaaaaaaataaaattgaaatttatagaGTTATTTTAAGCTCCATTacatgcataaaatatttagtaattatggTATTTATAAAAGGCGACCTTGCTACTAGTAAGGTGAAGGCCACGCGCAGTTTCCGCTCGTCTCAAAGGGAGCGCATCAGTGAAAGATGTAAGTCGGTGCAGTTCCGGCGCTGCACGATGCACTCGGTCATTAGGTCAGCCCCACGCGCGTCTAGGAGGGGACTGAGAGGGGCTCACTAGTCAATGCGACCGCACAAGCCAGTCTCCGCCACCATGCACGGTGCGTTTGCGTTTCAACCAAAGCGCCACTAGCGCACGCGCCCGCGCATTGCGAAGCGCCGCGTGCGCCGTTTCTTGTGTCCATCTCATGTGTTGCGTTGATTGCAGGCCGCTGATTGACTGGACTGTGACTATGAAGAGGATCAGGTTATTGCTGGTCTTCACGACGCTCCTGTTACAGGTGAGTTATTctccattatttttaatttattatctgatTTCATGGCTAAAATAATGTAGccttagttattaaaataatttatcagaaTATTTACAAACGAATACAATTTTAggaaattcgttttatttttatattcaataataaaatcagctttaaaataaaatatttactgatgATGATAGCAGTTTCAAAATATTAGAACGATACCGTTAAAtcgatattaattgtaaaagcTAACTGCCTTTCTTCTATATGTGCATCGTCATTGATTCGCTCACTGAACAATATACCATTAGATTTCACCGCAACAActacaatcatttttatatcaatgtatCCACTATCCACGCGTCATGTAGGCTCATTACAAAAGTAAGAAAATCGATATCCCGTTGAAGCGGAGAACTGcctacatttaaaaacattaaagctgtatattgtaagttatatttaatatggcaGTTAGAGTTAACTAGAAATCGAAACTATCTCTATCCGCATCCGCATCCGAATATATAAGAGAAATTCacgaaatataaattactgCGCGAGTTAATccgtctattttttttaaacgctaCCTGATACCTACgtcataatgtatttattttaatgtaatttatatgcaACTCGCTATATGTACTTTTACTAAAATcaaagtattgtattatattctataaaataggtttatatttatttaaaacgttttcgTCTGATGATTTGCAATTGcaacataacatttatataaattaatttattaaaacttatataatgaacatatattttttaaactctcTTAGTCTCGTAGTTATTAacgaaatattatgtatatatactatatatgtatgtgcaaTACACTTCCACATTATTCAGCTTTTCCGCTCGCGTTCCTGGCAAGTAGGCTAATGATTCCGTTAGCACATCTACAAAACAGTGAACCATTGGAAATTAACTGCATATGATCTTCATATATTCTACATCTCAATTGCGAAATATAagtaacaaataacaatattagaCATTCATGCTGATAGTATCTTACGTaaacgtaaattttatattaaacaggaCTTTTAAAAATTCGTATATATTGCGTAATAATTTACACGATATTTAAAACGATTACGAATGTCACGTAGTGTCAATGAACGCCACAATACCTTGAGAGTTGCCACTTTCACTACGGATAAAATTTGTAGCTACAATGATGCAAGACTTTCGTGCGGGCAATTTCCTTTTGAACCGTGatctttatttagtaataatcgAGTTGAATAATCATTATCCACAATATGTAACGTCGAATTgtcacaacatttttttttgttcgaaaCGATAATAGGTATttagtgtaatttaaaaataaatactaattcaaCTGTACCCTTAGTATGGCTATTATAACATGTAAAATTGCAAGTAAAATCAAAAGTAGCAAATTTTAAGTgtcttaagaaaaaataactaaataaatattaatgttaagttCGAGATAAACAGACTAGTACAAACAAATTAATGTGTAGCCAATGTTAATTTAACGTACGAGGGcgtaaaattaaattgcttaAATTAGAAACTTAAGTAGGAACGCAGGTTTTCACTAAGCAGATGTTTTTATGCATTGTATTGTTTAAGAGAAGAAATTTCAGCACTTGGTGTTGAGCAGCAATTTGTCGAAGACAATTAATTGAGGATCACTTTCGCTTATTAGAATTACagataacaatacaaatatcaatataaatatatttttatctgtataatgtaaaataactaattaaaattgttaatattttaagtattttttaatattcatttgctTATCTCGACGAAAAACATAtagattaatcaaaatataatttaattaccagttaagtatttttttgcattaaaaataacacaatagGAAAAAATGTGaagaaaaaaattgacaatgaAACTGAAAATGAGGTTCCAAGGGAAAGTATTCACGCATTCCTATTAGCGGTTGTTAGCAAAGTTCAAGGTCCGTCTCGGTggttaaatgaaatgaaattttgaaaatagaatttccTAAGCATTTTTGTTTATACCTTTTTTGATTCACGACGCCCTACTtatcattttttacattatgcAGTCTTCTTTTTGAACATATTTGTAGAAGACTTTACGAAAAAAAGTagcacaataaattatttagtactAATATTTTGGTAATGAGCCATAAATAACTGTTGTACTACCATTGTTTATGCTGATTATTtgctaaacattttattttattatttataattgaacgGCAGACTGATAAATGAGTTACATGGTAGTGCTTGATTCTATTCTCTGCTtctaaacattggcattgtaaataatattatctttaccACCCCGTTACCACCCAGATGTTATAGTACttgtatatttctataatttataaaaaaataataacctgAAATATACTTGTACGAAATTGCCGGggtgatttattatattgatgtatatgtatagtgcatatagtattataatttaatggaacagctatccgacacgaccagagaACTTTCCGACGCACGTGTATGTAAAGAACTTCCTAATTCAGACCAGCaattattaagaatttattcacaaaaaacttaataacttgtATAAACAttcgattttatatattgaGGTAGAAAAATAGTATTCGTTTTGTAGAGTAGACAGTTAGAATAGCGGTCCTTAATCTGGTAAGTTGTGGGTCATACTTAGTTTTGATTATAAACATACCGTAATTCGTCaacttttttttctcttttcgtatttttataaatatgtagttttaatatatcttatttatgcTAGCTCGATAAGAATCAATTggtaaaaataattgcttaaatgCACTTTGTTTATTACAAATCTAGATCGCAATTGAATACTGTTAAGgcatattttctaaaaattcaCTCTATATACAGTTTAAGGAGACTATTCTTTAATGGAATTTCGCTacgtaacattttaatttgtacatgAATGAGGGAACTTTTATTAGTTGAAAATGttcaaaatgtaattgtataagtAAACATGAAGATAAAAACTTATTAGGATTCACAAACAATGTGTGTAAACGAAAACAAAATCCGGTCTTAACAACTTTCATCTCCGGTGTACTAAATTTTATCGGAATGTCTTGTTCAATCTTGTGAACGACCTTTACCTATTAAATATTACCTTACTACTTTTATCAATccgaaagtttatatattttcattttggtTACAATCATTGGCCTGATTCTAACACATTGAAAATTTGtactttttcattatttttcataaaaaaagctTTACAAATAGTTTGTAAATAGATTTGTGTTTTATCTTAATCGTCCACATCAAATaggaaaaaatatacacacCAAAAGACTTTCATATATGGATCTTTTTAGACTCAATCCTACTAGTCTAGTTCTAGTCAACCTACTATGTAggattacaaaaattaaaaaatagtttgaaatagtataatttaatatgaatgtataatataatatataaaaaaacattgaataacgttgttctgtttttttaagtaacaataACTTGAACCGCTTCatcaatttgttttaaaatttgtttgttttaaaattatgaattataaaaaaacaacaaaacccTTTCGTCGCCACTTTTGAAACTCGGAAATAAGCCGTTCAAGGGGATCATGTTCGGTGGAAACGGATGTGGAAGAATGACGGATGCTTTCACCTGCGCGAACGTACTTAGTCATGACGCTTAAGTACGTTTTGAGCATTTAATCTGTGATAAGCAGTCACGCGAAGCCAGGGAGACAGTCTCGAAGTTTCCCTGGCTTCGCGTGGGTGGGATCTATTGtgtcatttagatttaataaataggCTAAAAAGCATGCATATGCCTAAAAATacgtaattttgttattttatcttttcattagataacttttctatttattacaTTGAGTTAAAATGCTAtcacgttatatttatatttctgtagATGTACCTTAGAtttgtaattatgtaataaatgtttattggttttcaattcaatttattaaaatttataacacaatttttttaaatatgcgtATTATGTGTACTACGTATAAAAACCtttcgtatataataaatatagtgaaATGCGAATGGTAAAaacatctaatataataatgtgataCCTTTTTGTCACACTAacattttattgcttaattattccttaatataaacaaaataatctcAAAAAGCTATTACGTTCAGCATTCACAGATGGAGCTGTAATCTTATGAGATATTATGAATGGTCGGgttgtgtacaataaagtatgataACTATAATAACTCTTACTCTCATAGtagtaaaacatttacaaaaataataaaatattcaaatagatCGTATTTCTGTAAAATAACGTAGTAAGTGAATAGTTATAGTACTGCTATGATAGACAGATACTAGCAAGTAGTACGCATGCTCTactattaaaaatgttgaaatacTGATAGCAGTGTTgtaaagcttaaaaataaaaatacctaacAACTGTTCACAGCAGTcttttttaaacacaataatttattcttaagtTACGTTATTTAtcttcgtatttattttacgtcACTCATTTTTACACTATactacttaaaattttaatacacgtgcaatttaaaatatataaattatactgtgttattatataaaaaaacattttttttgctatttgtacttcctttttattatacaagttGAATATATATGCCATACCATATTTACAATATGGATATTTAGAGATGACATGCTTATCGACAATAGGATCTTTAGCACAGTCTTAGTAAAAAGTCACGCAGGCATCACGCACGCCTCTCGATTATATGCTTTCacagtttttatatatgtattcgcAATGCAAGTTTATaactcaattttaaaatattctacttTCAACTTTCGATATTACAATAACTGATCTCACAATAAAACTATGCCCTTATTTGCGGATAACTAAAgaaagctatatttttttagacatGCGCATGTTTGCGCAGGTCCGGTGCTTTCTTCAACGATCTCGAGCACTAGGTAATTTCTAACCGGTTTAGAAAATACGATAGCAATAGCACGGCTCCGGGCTTgtctaagttatatttatatttgaaactttaaaaatatttgtataaattggaACAACTGTCATGTGAAATTAACATTTCGGAGTAACTAgtcagttaaaaataaacatctgcaaggactttttaatttttaagcatttattttaattgtgaatatgtatattataaatacgtcaTTTTCAGTCATCTTTAATTAAAAGATATCGTAATACGTCACACGTAAGTGACTGTTGAATAAAAATCACCTTTATTTTCTTGGGTTGAGTTATTCTTGCTGACTTTATTTCTGAAACTTGAATAAAAGGTTATAAAACCAAATTAAAGCTTATATGTAGAAAGCCGTTGGAACTCATCGCAGTAGTGTGATTGCgctgattaatattataattgatctcgccAGCTATCCATCAGTGTAGAAAGTCGGAAAGAATGAGCAATCGCGAGATGCCGGGCAAGTCGCACGCGCGTGCCGCCAAGTAGAGTGCGACGCGCCCGTGCTGTTGGAATGTTCATACCCAACGATGCATTCATTATATACGTTAAAACGCTTACTGTTAAAACACATAAAGAAACCATATATCTGTTTTTGCAAATATAGCAGcaccttattataaaataattacccttaatatttatactaacgATGAAAATTAGTTAAATCATAAATCGACAGACAATTGTAATTGTGAATATTGATACGTcattaacatacataataatatgttagctttacatttaattcaatacattaATATGACGATTCAAAGTGCTCTTATGAGGCTCAgacttgaattaaataatatttgatttgatttgttatatttttctttacaaagtATTGAcctatctttatatttaatttcaggaTGCAATATGCGAACCGCCCGTGGATTCAGCCTCACTCCCCTTAGAACATCGAGGCGGAGCATATGGTCCACCACTTCCTGCAGCACACACCGATGACCCTTGGCCACTCGCAACACCAGACAGTCCTAAAATAAAGCATCTACAAGTACAATGTGAAAAAACTCACATGAGAGTAAATATCGAATTCGATCGGCCATTTTATGGCATGATATTCTCGAAGGGATTCTATAGTGATCCTCACTGCATGCATCTTAAGCCTGGTACGGGCCATTTGAGTGCAACTTTCGAAATATTCCTTAATAGTTGCGGTATGTCAAGTTCTGCCAACCATAACGTGGCAGCTTATGGAAGTCCTACTCCAAGTGGATCATATGTCGAAAACACTATCATAGTCCAGTATGACCCGTATGTTCAAGAGGTATGGGATCAGGCACGAAAATTAAGATGTACTTGGTACGACTTTTATGAAAAAGCAGTCACCTTCAGGCCGTTCCAAGTAGATATGCTACATGCTGTTACAGCTAACTTTCTCGGCGACAACTTGCAATGCTGGATGCAAATTCAAGTAGGTAAAGGGCCTTGGGCTTCGGAAGTATCGGGTATTGTGAAAATTGGTCAAACCATGACAATGGTTCTCGCTATTAAAgatgatgaaaataaatttgacatgCTCGTAAGAAACTGTGTAGCACATGATGGTAAACGAGCACCTATTCAACTGGTTGATCAATATGGATGTGTTGTAAGGCCTAAAATTATGAGCAAGttccaaaaaattaaaaactttggcCAATCAGCCTCAGTTGTATCATTTGCATATTTCCAAGCATTTAAGTTCCCTGATTCAATGAATGTTCACTTCCAATGTGTAATTCAAGTTTGTCGATACAACTGCCCTGAGCCAAAATGTGGAGGATTAGGTGCTGATTACGGTGTCCCGTTACTGGGTGGTAATGCCTTGACAGCAGGAGAATATGGATTGCCGAATGCAGCTCATGGTGAATATGGACCGCCTCCACCTGCACCACACTCTGAATATGGAGTGCCACCTGCATTCCCAGACCCACGGCATCCTGCTGACGTTGCAGGCGCATATTCCGAAAAACGGGATGATGCAGTCCCACCCCCACAAGCACAAGTTTCATCAACACCTAATGCACCTAGCCCATCATCGCCCGCACCTAATCGTGAAGATGACGATGTAAACTTACCCCCACCTCCACCACCGGGCCGACGCGGAGTTTACAATACAGTGAAGAGGAAAGACGAAGGCCACGGAAACCTTGCAACACTGGGCGGACGTCCACGTTCTGTAGAAGATTTACCAGATAGCTTACTTGGAATAAGGAGGAAGCGTGAAACATCAACACGAATTTACAAGCGCGATGCTCAAGAGATGACTGATGTCAATACGAGCCGAACGATTCAAGTAGTAGCACCAGGGGACGTGAACTTTGCTTTAAATAATGCTGCAGCCAATGAGACTGTTGTGATCCAGTCTCCAGCAACCGATCCAGAAACGATATGCATGTCTGTGCCATCGTTCGTAGCTGGTCTcgttatgttattattagtgCTGGTGGTAGCATCTTTGGTAGCCGCGTTTCTTTTCGTGCGCGTTCGTGCGCTCGATAGGAAGGGCGGACATGGCACCGCCGCATACTTCGAGACTGATTATGTGAAGCATACAAACTAACGACGATAGAAGGCGTGAATGTGATGCGTGGACATTCCATAAACTCTTCTCGGATCCAAAGAGCGTGCGTGCATCGGCCCCGGCCGGACGGCGGCCAGCTGTCGCGGTTGCGATCGAAGCTCGGTGACATgtgacttatttatttagtaatttaaaacgtGTGATGTATATGTTCGACtgctttttgtaaattattttattcgtgtGAAAACACTAACTGTACTGCCCTTATATAGTCGATATGTCTGTTGTAATTTTGTAAAGAGTCGTAAGATAAGAGATAGACATAAGTTGTATACCAATAAAATGGCGTGTGCGAgtgatgatattatttttttcataatatttaagaatacctattatactatactataatatttgttgttattaattgttttttaataggttcaaaatttaaatatttttaaaacattacatacctgtatatttatttaaataataatcacgaaaaataaaataaaactaaaaattacattgTATATCCATGGATAGAAATTATTAGTGCGATATACctattcatatgtatatatgaaccatgacaaatacacaaatatttgcagcaatataaattattttttcagaaaGCCTTCGAAAGCATTATTTCCACGGTGGAATTCTTTGCTGTTTACGACTTTTCTTCCGACGACTTTCAGATGgtgaatataaattcataacagACGGATTTTCTTGTCTTCTTGGACTCGTGTACAATACTTTAAGTGTTTTATCATTCTTTTCAGTTATTATGTCGATAAGATCCTAAAGGAAATCATACAATTAAAATGTCATCATcaatcatacaaaaaaaattgaaatgtagGTTACCTTGAAAAACTattgctataatatataaaatttatataattaatgattattaacaGTCTTAGTTACAAAAAGTTGTGAATTCATATCATAAATACGTAAAATCTACGACAAACGATAGAAAAATGTCTAAGGAACATTAATTCATGTGTATTAGGAACATTTTCATTTCGGTGTCAAGTTGGCGAAGATGTGTGAACAATTATTAACACAACTTTCGCTAATACAAGACTcgtaataaattcataaaatgatTCCCCAGAGAGCCTCGAAGGACTCATAATGGTCTATTTGTGTCATaatcaaacataatattaataaataattgttagcaTACATAGAGCTAAAGtgtattgttgttattgttattggttCGGAAGAGGGATTAAATAAagcaatatgtaaaaaaatctattttggaTTGAAAAAAAGATGCCATTAGAATCACTGAACTTCCAATAAAACgcgtaaaaaatgttaatgtttaaaaaaaaatatttgaaccaAAGTATACTAACATCTTTAAACAAAGGGGTTTCATTGCGATGTTTATTGTTTGGAATTAAAAAAGTCGTATTGGAAGGACGTCGCGTACACTTCGAAAACGTAGGATTCGCTTTTGGCGTTTCATTGTGGTTCTTTGTATATTTCACAAGTTCCTCAGTTTGTGTTGACGTGTCCGTGGTACGAGGTTTCTTtggtttttgaaaaatatttgtatgccAAAGCTGCGTCTAAAGTGTAGCAAATTGatactttgaaaattttaatatatttatatatgttaaaaattagaTACCTATGatacaacaaattatattaataccgaaataaataaaaaacatattgataCCGAAATCGCTACATTTcacacttaaaaatatatactaacttTGGTGTAATGTAAAGGTATTTTTGTAACAGGTTCTATGGTAGTGTAAGCTGCTTCTGTACACTGTTGCCAGGTACGACAGAGGCGTGGTATGAGTGGTCTAGGTTCAGTTTGCGCTTGGCACTTTCGCCGTTTGCGCGGTTTTCGTACTGTCTCTTTTTTCCAGTTATGTCGTTGAATCTATAACATAATGTAGTATGATTGACACTATACAATTGAAAtactatacaattatattattatttacatttatttagtttacaaatttaaatttaatggacTTTCTGGCAATTACCGGTAATGATTGGTTCTCTGTAAGCACAACAGGGTGCGGTTGCGTTGGATGCTTGGGACACGGCACTTTCGATGCTGTTAGCCGCATTGAAGAGGAGTCTACACAACTTACATTCCGTCGCCGATGATGCTAAACCATggcaaataatattatgaatgttacTATCTTATGTCAATATATTTAGACTAGCAGGAGATCTTTTCGAGTGCCAATTGAATGCACAGAGTATTTATAGGTCATgggtgttatttaaattatattaaataaataaaataaatagatcttttaaaatacaaatattaaaatataggtacttcgagatggcccagcggtaagaacgcgtgaatcttaaccgatgatcgtgggttcaaacccgggcaagcaccactgaattttcatgtgcttaatttgtgattataattcatctcgtgctttacggtgaaggaaaacatcgtgaggaaacctgcatgtgtct comes from the Nymphalis io chromosome 1, ilAglIoxx1.1, whole genome shotgun sequence genome and includes:
- the LOC126773663 gene encoding cuticlin-4 isoform X1 translates to MCCVDCRPLIDWTVTMKRIRLLLVFTTLLLQDAICEPPVDSASLPLEHRGGAYGPPLPAAHTDDPWPLATPDSPKIKHLQVQCEKTHMRVNIEFDRPFYGMIFSKGFYSDPHCMHLKPGTGHLSATFEIFLNSCGMSSSANHNVAAYGSPTPSGSYVENTIIVQYDPYVQEVWDQARKLRCTWYDFYEKAVTFRPFQVDMLHAVTANFLGDNLQCWMQIQVGKGPWASEVSGIVKIGQTMTMVLAIKDDENKFDMLVRNCVAHDGKRAPIQLVDQYGCVVRPKIMSKFQKIKNFGQSASVVSFAYFQAFKFPDSMNVHFQCVIQVCRYNCPEPKCGGLGADYGVPLLGGNALTAGEYGLPNAAHGEYGPPPPAPHSEYGVPPAFPDPRHPADVAGAYSEKRDDAVPPPQAQVSSTPNAPSPSSPAPNREDDDVNLPPPPPPGRRGVYNTVKRKDEGHGNLATLGGRPRSVEDLPDSLLGIRRKRETSTRIYKRDAQEMTDVNTSRTIQVVAPGDVNFALNNAAANETVVIQSPATDPETICMSVPSFVAGLVMLLLVLVVASLVAAFLFVRVRALDRKGGHGTAAYFETDYVKHTN
- the LOC126773663 gene encoding cuticlin-4 isoform X2, with product MKRIRLLLVFTTLLLQDAICEPPVDSASLPLEHRGGAYGPPLPAAHTDDPWPLATPDSPKIKHLQVQCEKTHMRVNIEFDRPFYGMIFSKGFYSDPHCMHLKPGTGHLSATFEIFLNSCGMSSSANHNVAAYGSPTPSGSYVENTIIVQYDPYVQEVWDQARKLRCTWYDFYEKAVTFRPFQVDMLHAVTANFLGDNLQCWMQIQVGKGPWASEVSGIVKIGQTMTMVLAIKDDENKFDMLVRNCVAHDGKRAPIQLVDQYGCVVRPKIMSKFQKIKNFGQSASVVSFAYFQAFKFPDSMNVHFQCVIQVCRYNCPEPKCGGLGADYGVPLLGGNALTAGEYGLPNAAHGEYGPPPPAPHSEYGVPPAFPDPRHPADVAGAYSEKRDDAVPPPQAQVSSTPNAPSPSSPAPNREDDDVNLPPPPPPGRRGVYNTVKRKDEGHGNLATLGGRPRSVEDLPDSLLGIRRKRETSTRIYKRDAQEMTDVNTSRTIQVVAPGDVNFALNNAAANETVVIQSPATDPETICMSVPSFVAGLVMLLLVLVVASLVAAFLFVRVRALDRKGGHGTAAYFETDYVKHTN
- the LOC126775390 gene encoding uncharacterized protein LOC126775390; protein product: MSEVHQTVLSNDANTRQTVNSNKASGDVPSKKKSSNHKSKNSLPKSLRYDLENALLGLCDVWFEEIKPYLVRNNIKVHGDAGGGDLKRSSASPDCTHNDPGRFNHHRRRNVSCVDSSSMRLTASKVPCPKHPTQPHPVVLTENQSLPIQRHNWKKETVRKPRKRRKCQAQTEPRPLIPRLCRTWQQCTEAAYTTIEPVTKIPLHYTKTQLWHTNIFQKPKKPRTTDTSTQTEELVKYTKNHNETPKANPTFSKCTRRPSNTTFLIPNNKHRNETPLFKDDLIDIITEKNDKTLKVLYTSPRRQENPSVMNLYSPSESRRKKSRKQQRIPPWK